The following proteins come from a genomic window of Mycolicibacterium rufum:
- a CDS encoding SAM-dependent methyltransferase encodes MSRTDGDTWDLASSVGATATAVAASRAVTSRGSDPLLDDPYADLLVEAVGVPHFVALARGETDFPDDMRANIAVRTRFFDDVLTDATAAGVRQVVILASGLDTRAYRLPWPDGTTVFELDQPRVIDFKTRVLTEAGVTAAANRVAVGVDLRDDWPTALRDNGFDTSARTAWIAEGLLVYLPPEAQDRLLDHITALSAAGSVLATEHMDPKALTGEWAKELSARSRRHGSDIDLSALFYTGPRTAAGDHLREHGWQVTVLPTDQAYAAHGFDPPADHLIAMVGDSGYLTAQRLRG; translated from the coding sequence ATGAGCCGCACCGACGGCGACACCTGGGATCTCGCGTCGAGTGTCGGAGCCACCGCGACGGCGGTCGCGGCGTCGCGGGCGGTCACCAGCCGGGGATCCGACCCGCTGCTCGACGACCCCTACGCCGATCTGCTGGTCGAGGCCGTCGGCGTCCCGCACTTCGTCGCGCTCGCCCGCGGGGAGACCGACTTCCCTGATGACATGCGCGCGAACATCGCCGTGCGCACCCGGTTCTTCGACGACGTACTGACCGACGCGACCGCGGCCGGTGTCCGGCAGGTGGTGATCCTGGCCTCGGGCCTGGACACCCGCGCCTACCGGCTGCCCTGGCCCGACGGCACGACGGTATTCGAGCTCGACCAGCCCCGCGTCATCGACTTCAAGACCCGGGTGCTCACCGAGGCCGGGGTCACAGCCGCCGCGAACCGGGTCGCCGTCGGGGTCGACCTGCGCGACGACTGGCCGACAGCGTTGCGCGACAACGGCTTCGACACCTCCGCACGCACCGCGTGGATCGCCGAGGGTCTGCTGGTCTACCTGCCGCCCGAGGCCCAGGACCGGCTGCTCGACCACATCACCGCATTGTCCGCGGCGGGCAGCGTGCTGGCCACCGAGCACATGGACCCGAAGGCGCTGACCGGCGAGTGGGCCAAGGAGCTCAGCGCGCGCAGCCGCAGGCACGGCAGTGACATCGACCTGTCCGCGCTGTTCTACACCGGACCCCGCACCGCGGCGGGCGACCACCTGCGCGAGCACGGCTGGCAGGTGACCGTGCTGCCCACCGACCAGGCGTACGCTGCCCACGGTTTCGATCCGCCGGCCGACCATCTGATCGCGATGGTCGGCGATTCGGGATACCTGACCGCTCAACGCCTTCGGGGGTAG
- the secY gene encoding preprotein translocase subunit SecY: MLSAFISSLRTVDLRRKILFTLGIVILYRVGATVPSPGVNYPNVQQCIAQVSGGDSAQIYSLINLFSGGALLQLSVFAVGVMPYITASIIVQLLGVVIPRFEQLRKEGQAGQAKLTQYTRYLAIALAILQSTSIVALAANGGLLQGCTLDIIQGQSEGMNLFRLVIIVLVMTAGSALVMWMGELVTERGVGNGMSLLIFAGIAARIPSEGKTILDGRGGMVFTLVCIAALIIIVGVVFVEQGQRRIPVQYAKRMVGRRMYGGTSTYLPLKVNQAGVIPVIFASSLIYIPHLITQLIQSASDNPGTGWWQTFVADYLTNPADPVYIALYFGLIVFFTYFYVSVTFNPDERADEMKKYGGFIPGIRPGKPTADYLRFVLSRITLPGSIYLGIIAVLPNLFLEIGNTGSVQNLPFGGTAVLIAIGVALDTIKQIESQLMQRNYEGFLK; this comes from the coding sequence GTGCTCTCGGCTTTCATCTCATCACTGCGGACAGTCGACCTGAGGCGAAAGATCCTGTTCACGCTGGGCATCGTGATCCTCTACCGGGTCGGTGCCACGGTCCCGTCGCCCGGGGTGAACTACCCCAACGTGCAGCAGTGCATCGCCCAGGTCAGCGGCGGTGACTCCGCACAGATCTATTCGCTGATCAACCTGTTCTCCGGCGGCGCGCTGCTGCAGCTGTCCGTGTTCGCGGTCGGGGTCATGCCCTACATCACGGCGAGCATCATCGTGCAGCTGCTCGGCGTGGTCATCCCGCGCTTCGAGCAGCTGCGCAAAGAGGGACAAGCGGGCCAGGCGAAACTCACGCAGTACACCCGCTACCTGGCGATCGCGCTGGCGATCCTGCAGTCCACGTCGATCGTCGCGCTGGCGGCCAACGGCGGGCTGTTGCAGGGCTGCACGCTCGACATCATCCAGGGCCAGAGCGAGGGCATGAACCTGTTCCGCCTGGTGATCATCGTGCTGGTGATGACCGCCGGTTCGGCGCTGGTGATGTGGATGGGCGAGCTGGTCACCGAGCGCGGCGTCGGCAACGGCATGTCGCTGCTGATCTTCGCCGGCATCGCGGCCCGCATCCCCAGCGAGGGCAAGACCATCCTCGACGGCCGCGGCGGCATGGTGTTCACGCTGGTCTGCATCGCGGCGCTGATCATCATCGTGGGCGTGGTGTTCGTCGAGCAGGGGCAGCGCCGCATCCCGGTGCAGTACGCCAAGCGGATGGTCGGTCGGCGGATGTACGGCGGCACGTCGACCTACCTGCCGTTGAAGGTGAACCAGGCCGGCGTCATCCCGGTGATCTTCGCGTCGTCGCTGATTTACATCCCGCACCTGATCACCCAGCTGATCCAGAGCGCCAGCGACAACCCCGGCACCGGCTGGTGGCAGACGTTCGTCGCCGACTACCTGACCAACCCGGCCGACCCGGTCTACATCGCGCTGTACTTCGGCCTGATCGTGTTCTTCACGTACTTCTACGTCTCGGTCACGTTCAACCCCGACGAACGCGCCGACGAGATGAAGAAGTACGGCGGGTTCATCCCGGGCATCCGGCCCGGCAAGCCCACCGCGGACTACCTGCGCTTCGTGCTGTCCCGCATCACGCTGCCGGGCTCGATCTACCTGGGCATCATCGCGGTCCTGCCGAACCTGTTCCTGGAGATCGGCAACACCGGGTCGGTGCAGAACCTGCCGTTCGGCGGTACGGCCGTGCTGATCGCCATCGGCGTCGCACTCGACACCATCAAGCAGATCGAAAGCCAGCTCATGCAGCGCAACTACGAAGGGTTCCTCAAGTGA
- a CDS encoding class I SAM-dependent methyltransferase has protein sequence MARSDNDTWDLASSVGATATMVAAARAVASKADQPVINDPFAEPLVRAVGVDFFTKLASGELTPADLDAGDGAGSPVGITRFADGMAARTRFFDDFFADAVAAGVRQAVILASGLDARGYRLDWPADMVLYEIDQPEVIAFKQQTLAGLGAQPSTELRTVAIDLRQDWPAALAAAGFDATRPTAWIAEGLFGYLPPDAQDRLLDQIDELSAPGSRLAAEGVPSHHDADSEELREKMKDSTDLWRSHGFDLDFSELVFLGERAEVSEYLRGHGWTADGTPTNGLLVRYGLPPMDPDQGFADVVYVSAAK, from the coding sequence ATGGCACGCAGTGACAACGACACCTGGGACCTCGCGTCCAGCGTGGGTGCGACGGCGACGATGGTCGCCGCGGCGCGCGCCGTGGCGTCCAAGGCCGACCAGCCGGTGATCAACGATCCCTTCGCCGAACCCCTGGTTCGCGCGGTCGGCGTGGACTTCTTCACCAAGCTGGCCTCCGGCGAGCTCACCCCCGCCGACCTGGACGCCGGCGACGGCGCCGGCTCCCCGGTGGGCATCACCCGCTTCGCCGACGGGATGGCCGCGCGCACCCGATTCTTCGACGACTTCTTCGCCGACGCGGTGGCCGCCGGGGTGCGCCAGGCCGTCATCCTGGCCTCCGGCCTGGACGCCCGCGGCTACCGGCTGGACTGGCCGGCCGACATGGTGCTCTACGAGATCGACCAGCCCGAGGTGATCGCCTTCAAGCAGCAGACCCTGGCCGGGCTCGGCGCCCAGCCGAGCACCGAGCTGCGCACCGTCGCGATCGACCTGCGCCAGGACTGGCCGGCCGCGCTGGCCGCCGCCGGCTTCGACGCGACTCGGCCGACCGCGTGGATCGCCGAGGGCCTGTTCGGCTACCTGCCGCCCGACGCGCAGGATCGACTGCTGGACCAGATCGACGAGCTCAGCGCCCCGGGCAGCCGGCTGGCCGCCGAGGGGGTGCCGTCGCACCACGACGCGGATTCCGAAGAGTTGCGGGAGAAGATGAAGGACTCGACCGATCTGTGGCGCAGCCACGGCTTCGACCTCGACTTCTCCGAGCTGGTCTTCCTGGGTGAGCGCGCCGAGGTGAGCGAGTACCTGCGCGGCCACGGCTGGACCGCGGACGGCACGCCCACCAACGGCCTGCTGGTCCGCTACGGCCTGCCGCCGATGGACCCGGACCAGGGCTTCGCCGACGTCGTCTACGTCAGCGCGGCGAAGTAG
- a CDS encoding sigma-70 family RNA polymerase sigma factor has product MDDAEAAMMRVLYDEHADALWRYALRLTGDRARAEDVVQETLLKAWRHPHVTADADRSARAWLFTVARNMIIDERRSARFRNEASEPVPDDVADRASAEEVDTALNRILLSTALGQLSEEHRAVVRRAYYQGWTTAQISADLGIPEGTVKSRLHYAMRALRLGLQEMGVTR; this is encoded by the coding sequence ATGGACGATGCGGAGGCCGCGATGATGCGCGTGCTCTACGACGAACATGCCGATGCGCTGTGGCGTTATGCGCTGCGGCTCACCGGCGACCGGGCGCGGGCCGAGGACGTGGTGCAGGAGACGCTGTTGAAGGCCTGGCGCCATCCGCATGTCACCGCCGACGCGGACCGCTCGGCGCGGGCCTGGCTGTTCACGGTGGCCCGCAACATGATCATCGACGAGCGGCGCAGCGCCCGCTTCCGCAACGAGGCGTCCGAACCGGTACCCGACGACGTCGCCGACCGCGCTTCCGCCGAGGAGGTCGACACGGCGCTGAACCGGATCCTGCTGAGCACCGCCCTGGGCCAGCTGTCCGAGGAGCACCGCGCCGTGGTCCGGCGGGCGTATTACCAGGGTTGGACGACAGCGCAGATCTCCGCCGACCTCGGCATCCCCGAGGGCACCGTGAAGTCGCGACTGCACTACGCCATGCGCGCCCTGAGACTGGGCCTTCAGGAGATGGGGGTGACCCGATGA
- a CDS encoding SAM-dependent methyltransferase has protein sequence MARTGREDRDSWDLASSVGTTATMVAAARAMASAAPGALIDDSFAAPLVRAVGIDFFTRMVDGDLDLSAFGDDVSPERAEAMINGIAVRTRFFDDCALASTAAGARQVVILASGLDARAYRLAWPDGTAVFELDQPDVISFKTSTLTELGARATATRRAIAVDLRDDWPQALRDNGFDPSVRTAWLAEGLLIYLPPEAQDLLFDRITALSAPGSTIATEYVPGIVDLDAEKARAASAPLREHGLDIDMPSLVYTGQRTPVTDYLRSIGWQVTGTPRDELFARFGLPMPPDAEPDGPLGEVVYVSAELSSDSRPATAR, from the coding sequence ATGGCACGCACCGGCAGAGAAGACCGCGACTCGTGGGACCTGGCGTCCAGCGTCGGGACGACGGCGACGATGGTCGCCGCGGCCCGGGCGATGGCGAGTGCGGCGCCCGGAGCCCTGATCGACGATTCGTTCGCCGCACCGCTGGTGCGTGCGGTCGGCATCGACTTCTTCACCAGGATGGTCGACGGCGACCTCGACCTGTCGGCATTCGGCGACGACGTCTCCCCTGAGCGGGCCGAGGCGATGATCAACGGAATCGCGGTGCGCACCCGGTTCTTCGACGATTGCGCGCTGGCGTCGACCGCCGCGGGAGCCCGCCAGGTGGTGATCCTCGCCTCGGGTCTGGACGCCCGCGCCTACCGCCTGGCATGGCCCGACGGCACCGCCGTGTTCGAGCTCGACCAGCCCGACGTGATCTCGTTCAAGACCTCGACGCTGACCGAACTCGGTGCCCGGGCCACCGCGACGCGCCGGGCGATCGCGGTCGACCTGCGTGACGACTGGCCGCAGGCGTTGCGCGACAACGGGTTCGACCCGAGCGTCCGCACCGCCTGGCTGGCCGAGGGGCTGCTGATCTATCTGCCGCCCGAGGCGCAGGACCTGCTGTTCGACCGCATCACCGCGCTGTCGGCGCCGGGATCCACGATCGCCACCGAGTACGTGCCCGGGATCGTCGACCTCGACGCCGAGAAGGCGCGGGCCGCGTCGGCGCCGCTGCGCGAGCACGGCCTCGACATCGACATGCCCTCGCTCGTCTACACCGGGCAGCGCACACCGGTGACGGACTATCTGCGGTCGATCGGCTGGCAGGTCACCGGCACGCCGCGCGACGAGCTGTTCGCCCGCTTCGGACTGCCGATGCCCCCCGACGCCGAACCCGACGGTCCTCTCGGCGAGGTCGTCTACGTCAGTGCGGAACTCAGTAGCGACTCGCGCCCAGCCACAGCACGTTGA
- a CDS encoding adenylate kinase, whose translation MRIVLLGPPGAGKGTQAQKLADKLGVPHVSTGDLFRYNISNNTELGVEAKKYLDAGDLVPASLTNALVDDRLDDEDAKAGFILDGFPRSVEQAEALDQMLAKRDLSLDAVLEFRVPEEELVSRLKGRGRADDTEDVIRNRFRVYRDETAPLLDYYSETLTTVDAVGELDEVFTRALKALGR comes from the coding sequence GTGAGAATCGTGTTGTTGGGACCGCCCGGTGCGGGCAAGGGAACGCAGGCGCAGAAGCTGGCAGACAAGCTCGGGGTGCCGCACGTCTCGACCGGTGATTTGTTCCGCTACAACATCAGCAACAACACCGAGCTCGGCGTGGAAGCCAAGAAGTACCTCGACGCCGGTGACCTGGTCCCGGCCTCGCTGACCAACGCTCTGGTCGACGATCGACTCGACGACGAGGACGCCAAGGCCGGGTTCATCCTGGACGGCTTCCCGCGCTCGGTCGAGCAGGCCGAGGCGCTGGACCAGATGCTCGCCAAGCGTGACCTGTCGCTCGACGCCGTGCTCGAGTTCCGGGTGCCCGAGGAGGAGCTGGTGTCCCGGCTCAAGGGTCGCGGCCGCGCCGACGACACCGAGGACGTCATCCGCAACCGGTTCCGGGTGTACCGGGACGAGACCGCCCCGTTGCTCGACTACTACAGCGAGACCCTGACGACCGTCGACGCCGTCGGCGAGCTCGACGAGGTCTTCACCCGGGCACTCAAGGCGCTCGGCCGCTAG
- a CDS encoding class I SAM-dependent methyltransferase — MARAEGDRWDLASSVGSTATMVAAARAVASRDPDPLIDDPYAAPLVRAVGIDFFTKVVDGTLLFADADESGAARLMTDVMAVRTRFFDDFFLDAAAAEVRQAVILASGLDSRAYRLPWPDGTTVYEIDQPQVLEFKTAALDGIGASPAAHRRAVAVDLRDDWPAALRAHGFDDTVPTAWSAEGLLVYLPPDAQDRLFDAVSALSAPGSRLATEYHPDAGASLGERTRALRAQWSDHGFDVDVADLFYPGERTPPAEYLTRKGWQVSTRTRPEVFAGYGRTFGAGEALAPLRDSLALTAVKA, encoded by the coding sequence ATGGCGCGCGCCGAGGGCGACCGGTGGGATCTGGCGTCCAGTGTCGGGTCGACGGCGACGATGGTCGCCGCCGCGCGGGCTGTCGCCAGCCGTGACCCCGACCCGCTGATCGACGATCCGTACGCGGCCCCGCTGGTGCGCGCGGTCGGCATCGACTTCTTCACCAAGGTCGTGGACGGGACGCTGTTGTTCGCCGACGCCGACGAATCCGGGGCGGCCCGGCTGATGACCGACGTGATGGCCGTGCGCACCCGGTTCTTCGACGACTTCTTCCTCGATGCCGCCGCTGCCGAGGTCCGGCAGGCCGTCATCCTGGCCTCCGGCCTGGACTCGCGCGCCTACCGGCTGCCGTGGCCCGACGGGACGACGGTGTACGAGATCGACCAACCGCAGGTCCTCGAGTTCAAGACCGCGGCGCTGGACGGGATCGGCGCCTCCCCCGCCGCACACCGTCGGGCCGTGGCCGTCGACCTGCGTGACGACTGGCCGGCCGCCCTGCGCGCCCACGGGTTCGACGACACCGTGCCGACGGCGTGGAGCGCCGAAGGCCTGCTGGTGTACCTCCCGCCCGACGCGCAGGACCGTCTCTTCGACGCCGTCAGCGCGCTGTCGGCGCCGGGCAGCCGGCTGGCCACCGAGTACCACCCGGACGCCGGCGCCTCCCTCGGCGAGCGGACCCGAGCCCTGCGCGCGCAGTGGTCCGATCACGGATTCGACGTCGACGTCGCGGACCTGTTCTACCCCGGGGAACGCACTCCCCCGGCGGAGTACCTGACCCGGAAGGGCTGGCAGGTCAGCACCCGGACCCGACCCGAGGTGTTCGCCGGCTACGGACGCACGTTCGGCGCCGGCGAGGCGCTGGCGCCGCTACGGGACTCGCTGGCGCTGACGGCGGTGAAGGCATGA
- the map gene encoding type I methionyl aminopeptidase, with the protein MVSLPGLRSRKVVPQRTAGELDAMAAAGALVAAALRAVREAAAPGVSTLELDAVAEAVIRDGGGIPSFLGYHGFPATICSSVNERVVHGIPSADELLASGDLVSIDCGAILDGWHGDSAITFGVGALIPADAALSDATRESMQAGIAAMVPGNRLTDVSHAIEAGTRAAEKRHDRAFGIVAGYGGHGIGRQMHMDPFLPNEGAPGRGPHLAPGSVLAIEPMLTLGTTRTRVLDDDWTVVTTDGSRAAHWEHTVAVTDDGPRILTLE; encoded by the coding sequence ATGGTCTCTCTGCCCGGCCTGCGCAGCCGCAAGGTCGTTCCCCAGCGCACCGCCGGGGAACTCGACGCGATGGCCGCCGCGGGTGCCCTGGTCGCCGCGGCGCTGCGGGCCGTGCGCGAGGCCGCCGCGCCGGGGGTCTCGACACTCGAACTCGACGCGGTCGCCGAGGCCGTGATCCGCGACGGTGGCGGCATCCCGTCGTTCCTCGGCTACCACGGCTTCCCGGCCACCATCTGCTCCTCGGTCAACGAACGCGTCGTGCACGGCATCCCGTCGGCCGACGAACTGCTCGCCTCCGGTGACCTGGTGTCGATCGACTGCGGCGCCATCCTCGACGGCTGGCACGGCGACTCGGCGATCACCTTCGGTGTCGGCGCGCTGATCCCGGCCGATGCGGCGCTCTCGGACGCCACCCGAGAGTCGATGCAGGCGGGCATCGCCGCGATGGTGCCCGGCAACCGGCTCACCGACGTCTCGCACGCCATCGAGGCCGGTACCCGCGCCGCGGAGAAGCGTCACGATCGTGCCTTCGGCATCGTCGCCGGCTACGGCGGGCACGGCATCGGCAGGCAGATGCACATGGACCCGTTCCTGCCCAACGAGGGCGCACCGGGGCGGGGTCCGCACCTCGCGCCCGGCTCAGTCCTGGCGATCGAACCGATGCTGACGCTGGGCACCACCAGGACGCGGGTTCTCGACGATGACTGGACAGTGGTCACCACGGACGGCTCCCGGGCCGCACACTGGGAGCACACCGTTGCGGTCACCGACGACGGTCCGAGGATTCTGACCCTGGAGTGA